The following are encoded in a window of Pongo abelii isolate AG06213 chromosome 14, NHGRI_mPonAbe1-v2.0_pri, whole genome shotgun sequence genomic DNA:
- the LOC112128551 gene encoding cytochrome c-like, with translation MGDVEKGKKIFVQKCAQYHTVEQGGKHKTGPNLHGLFGWKTGQAIGLSYIETDKNKGITWGEDTLMEYFENSRKYIPGTKMIFAGIKNNAERADLIAYLKKATSE, from the coding sequence atggGTGATGttgagaaaggcaagaaaattTTTGTTCAGAAGTGTGCCCAGTACCACACCGTGGAACAGGGAGGCAAGCACAAGACTGGGCCTAATCTCCATGGTCTCTTCGGGTGGAAGACAGGTCAGGCCATTGGATTATCTTACATAGAGACCGATAAGAACAAAGGCATCACCTGGGGAGAGGATACACTAATGGAGTATTTTGAGAATTCCAGGAAGTACATTCCTGGAACAAAAATGATCTTTGCTGGCATTAAGAACAATGCAGAAAGGGCAGACTTGATAGCTTATCTCAAAAAAGCTACTAGTGAGTAA